The genomic DNA TCAAGGGCGACATCAAGACCGGCATCGCGCAGACCGCGGCGAATCACGGCTGGTCCGATGCGGATATCGGCAATGCCTTTGCCGAAATCGAATACACCACGATGCGCAGCGGCGTGCTCAAGACCAAGGTGCGTATCGACGGTCGCCAGCTCGATGACGTGCGTCAGATCACCGCGCGTGTCGACGTGTTGCCGCGCACCCACGGCTCGGCGCTGTTCACCCGTGGCGAGACGCAGGCGCTGGTCGTCGTCACGATGGGCACCACGCGTGACGCCCAGATCATCGATGCGCCGGAAGGCGAGTCGAAGGATCCCTTCCTGTTCCATTACAACTTCCCCCCCTTCTCGGTGGGCGAAGCGGGCCGCTTCGGCGCCCCGAAGCGTCGTGAAATCGGTCATGGCCGTCTCGCCAAGCGCGGCGTCCAGGCGGTCAAGCCGACGATGGAGCAGTACCCGTATGTGCTGCGCGTCGTCTCGGAAATTACCGAGTCGAACGGCTCCTCGTCGATGGCCTCGGTTTGCGGTTCCTCGATGGCCATGATGGCAGCCGGCGTGCCGCTGAAGGCTCCGGTGGCGGGTATCGCCATGGGCCTGGTCAAGGAAGGCAACGATTTTGTCGTTCTGTCGGACATCCTGGGTGACGAAGATCACCTGGGCGACATGGACTTCAAGGTGGCCGGTACCGCCGATGGCGTGTCCGCGCTGCAGATGGACATCAAGATCGACGGCATCACCGAAGAGATCATGAAGGTGGCGCTGGAGCAGGCCAAGCGTGGTCGTCTGCACATCCTGGGCGAAATGGCCAAGGTGATCAGCGAGCCGCGTTCGGAAATGAGCGAATACGCCCCGCGTCTGCTCACCATCAAGATCCATCCGGACAAGATCCGCGAAGTCATCGGCAAGGGCGGCGCCACCATCCGCTCAATCACCGAAGAGACCGGCACCACCATCGACATCACCGACGACGGCACGGTCGTGATCGCTTCGGTCAACCGCGAGGCAGCCAACGCCGCCAAGGCGCGTATCGAGCAGATCGTCTCCGACGTCGAGCCGGGCCGCATCTACGAAGGCAAGGTCGCCAAGCTGATGGACTTCGGCGCATTCGTCACGATCCTGCCGGGCAAGGACGGTCTCGTCCACGTCTCGCAGATCTCCAACGAGCGCGTCGAGAAGGTCTCCGACAAGCTGAAGGAAGGCGATATCGTCAAGGTCAAGGTGCTCGAAGTGGACAAGCAGGGCCGTATCCGCCTGTCCATGAAGGCCGTCACCGAAGACGAGAACGCCAACGCTTAAGTTCTGGCGTAAAGCGTATCGACAAAAAGCCCGGTCTCGCGACCGGGCTTTTTGTTTTAAGGGAGTACCTGCATGCAGGGTGGTGTTTTAGCGAGTTGGTCGCGACCAACCGTGACGCAACCGCAACCCCTGGCTGCTACCATGCCCTCATGTGATGGAGGACCCAAGCATGGCCGATCAGCCAACCGATTTTCTAAAGGATTACCAGGCACTCGCGCAGCAATCCTGGGACGCGTGGACGCGCTATTTGCAGCAACAGCCCGCGGCTGTTTCTCCATTCGCGCCGTCGGGTTCCAGTACCCGCGCGGACGACTTCATGACACGCAGCATGGCCGGTGCCAAGGCTTATGCCGACTGGTTGCGCAGCGCCGCCACCAGCGGTCTGGGGCAGGGCGGCGATGACTGGCAGCGCCAGATGCAGGGTCTGTTTGCCGGCATGGGCGGCCAGCCGTTTACTCAGGCGTTTGCCGGGCTGGACGGTGCATCCGCGCAAAGTTTTTTCCAGCAGTGGCAGCACTGGATGCAGGCACAAAGCGGTATGGGTGCGATGCCAGGGCTTGCCGGCATGTCGGGTTTCAATGCCATGCCGAATTTCAATGCGATGCCTAACTTTGGCGCGATGCCTAACTTCGGTGCCATGCCGAATTTCGGCTCGATGCCGGGCTTTGGCGATACCTCCGCCGCTTTTGGCTTCACGCGTGAACGTCAGCTACAGCAGCAGGCACTCGCCGCAGCCATGCGCGAATATGCCGAGACGGCCTCGCACTATCAGTCGCTGATCCAACAAGCCAACGCGCAAGGTTTCGAGCGCTTGCAGGCACAGCTTGCCGAGATGGCCAATACCGGCAAACACGTGGATTCGCTGAAGGCGTTGTACGACCTTTGGGTGGATGCC from Dyella sp. GSA-30 includes the following:
- a CDS encoding poly(R)-hydroxyalkanoic acid synthase subunit PhaE — encoded protein: MADQPTDFLKDYQALAQQSWDAWTRYLQQQPAAVSPFAPSGSSTRADDFMTRSMAGAKAYADWLRSAATSGLGQGGDDWQRQMQGLFAGMGGQPFTQAFAGLDGASAQSFFQQWQHWMQAQSGMGAMPGLAGMSGFNAMPNFNAMPNFGAMPNFGAMPNFGSMPGFGDTSAAFGFTRERQLQQQALAAAMREYAETASHYQSLIQQANAQGFERLQAQLAEMANTGKHVDSLKALYDLWVDAAEECYAQIALSTEFKQVYGAMVNAQMRVRQLQQQQLEAACRELGLPTRSEVTALGKRLQELRREVRSAAAATQPDAGDNSDALRAEVAALKRKLAEAQKKTDTAARTAKKPAPARSAAPKKTAGAKTGTRRSK
- the pnp gene encoding polyribonucleotide nucleotidyltransferase, giving the protein MAKVTKSFQYGNHEVTLETGEIARQASGAVMVSMGGTVVLVTAVAASKARDGQDFFPLTVDYVEKFYSAGRIPGGFFKREGRPTEKETLTSRLIDRPVRPLFPEDFKNEVQVIAQVISLNPEIDGDIPAILGASAALTLAGIPFKGPIGAARVGYADGKYLLNPTATELKTSDLDLVVAGTHNAVLMVESEAKLLTEEVMLGAVVFGHQQMQVAIEAINAFVAEAGRKTFHWEAPARNDALFDSINSILGDRLEKAFAIRDKLERRDAISALKGDIKTGIAQTAANHGWSDADIGNAFAEIEYTTMRSGVLKTKVRIDGRQLDDVRQITARVDVLPRTHGSALFTRGETQALVVVTMGTTRDAQIIDAPEGESKDPFLFHYNFPPFSVGEAGRFGAPKRREIGHGRLAKRGVQAVKPTMEQYPYVLRVVSEITESNGSSSMASVCGSSMAMMAAGVPLKAPVAGIAMGLVKEGNDFVVLSDILGDEDHLGDMDFKVAGTADGVSALQMDIKIDGITEEIMKVALEQAKRGRLHILGEMAKVISEPRSEMSEYAPRLLTIKIHPDKIREVIGKGGATIRSITEETGTTIDITDDGTVVIASVNREAANAAKARIEQIVSDVEPGRIYEGKVAKLMDFGAFVTILPGKDGLVHVSQISNERVEKVSDKLKEGDIVKVKVLEVDKQGRIRLSMKAVTEDENANA